The Periplaneta americana isolate PAMFEO1 chromosome 1, P.americana_PAMFEO1_priV1, whole genome shotgun sequence DNA segment ACTTATTTCGCGAAATATAATTTCCGAAATCCcacagaaaagaaaaatgaacttTCAGACTGTGGTGCATTCGGAATAgaaaagtcgttaaataaaaagtagTATTGCTATTATTTGTACTAAAACTGTGACAAGCAAACAATTGACTTCTGACAATTCCGTAACGCCTATTTTTGAGCTCCGTCCTGCCCGCTGCTCGCATGTATCGGCCAATAAAAACTGATTCGTCACTCGTATTTCAGACGCCAGTAGGTAAAGTGAAGATGGAATTGCCATATAGAACCTTAGTTCAGTTGTCatcataatgtaaatatttccttCCTCTCTTAACAGTAATGACCGCCTGCTGGCTACTTCTGCTGGAGGGGAAGGGAATGCTATTAGCTGCAACGTCGCACTCTGTCCTGTACCTTCCACGTGCTTCACTGGAGATGTCAAAATTCGCTTCTGTAGCTGATACAGCTGTAATActagtataaattattattattattattttttaattattttagtaggttattttacgacgctttatcaacagcttaggttatttagcgtctgaatgaaatgaaggtgataatgccggtgaaatgagtccggggtccagcaccgaaagttacccagccacTACTAGTATCAACAATGTATCATTCACGACATACAGTCGCAATATGACCTCACAATTAAAGTGACTGTAAATAAACCCATGAAAgtgaagaattttaaaatatatttcaataatactATGCAATTTACAGAAATTCAATTAAACATGTAGCACTGTTATAAAACATGTCAATTATGAATATTGAAATAGTTACTATGTATAATATGTGTTTAATACTgcagaaattcgtagttttcatTCTTGTTACAACTACGTACTTGAACTTAcgttaccattaaaatgaacaggcaaaatttgcaaatgtgtgtgtgtgtttatatattcATTACATTGTGCGTCGCTTCAACTTCTCAGAGTCATTTTGCCTTCTTTTCATTAAAGAAAGCGTAGAAAGAACCTGTCGCTTCCTCCCGTACTTGGACGTGACAGTAACATGTTGGTGTGGGGACTTCGGTGGATGTAGTCTATTGACGTGCATTTTAAGTTGTTCATTGGTTTTCATAACAGCGAGGCaatatctgaaattaaaaataagttgaaatacattttaaacaggcCTACTTGTGATAtatgaattattataaaacactgtatacagtttctacaaaataaatttacgaaACATTGTAGTATTAAAGACCAATCAAAAAGGAATAGACATACATAAACGTCTGCCTAGAACACTTAACCTCGATAATCTACCACACACAAAGCTAAATGATAAATCAATAGAATCTTGGTTTCTTTAtgaataactagccgtacccgtgcgctccgctgcacccgttagaaataaatataaagtaattacataattaaaataggacgtttgatccagggaacattcgtgtttgatagaaggataaatcgtttaatatgttacttaatttaaattgtatttaaaatattaaaatgcgatcattttgatccagagagcaatcatttggtgcaatgacaattcctttaacatgtttcttaattgttattaccaattatttttggaaaagcgaaaattaacagaaaaatgttggctacagatttattattatgtttatattatattatgaaaaagtgtgttgataatggatgtacttgaattagaaagttttttatttgttgtgggagctcttgaatctcaggaggaacaacttttacaacagggcaacataatctgcttggctcattacccaatttttttgcattgcatttattgcatatgtattttatgtattttaacacgattcaattgagcatagttaaaattttgaattataaaataatggattgctaagctaacgtactattactgcatactaaatcaatacactctctttgttcgttaattctctgagataaaaatgaatatgttcataaacattattataagaaatacaggaaatgaatatacagaataacctatcaacttttctgtgcataagaagctattttaatctcacctgtcctcaattcactcacaagttactgtaataacatgatagcattatgtccatccagagaaactacactttccaatgatgaaataataattaattatacaaatcggttaatttagcttccgatattacttcatataaacacagaaacattctctgtaggctttcatagctttcgattgttgctgtccaaggtctcttatagacgaagtcatttgttttttaattcattacacggccttagatggcagttattttaattttaaaactcatttatctcattaaatatcagtcctatcaaaatttttcaaggaataaaacgtatcgcaaattatttttaaagaaacttttgttatgtaacatatttcacaaaaatcaataataagcgagatatttcgatttatttaattcaggcccccttataaccccccccccttttaaataatgtattttgaatgccatatagcctataatctaagttacaacgaacttaatttatattccaattttcatcgaaatcggttcagccattatcgcgtgaaaaggtaacaaacatacagacagacagacatacaaacaaaaatttcaaaaaagctattttcggtttcagggtggttaattatatatgttaggaccaattatttttggaaaatcgaaaattaccagaaaaatttcggctacagatttattattagtatagatgacctAAATTGGAATAGTCAGATATTAGATAAcatacatatgaaagaaaatattctcGTTGTTCCATTCTTTAAACCACATGAGAACATTCCTACCATTTACCCTAAAGAAGATTCTTATTCGGACGTTtgtgatgcctcattttgattattgtaaTTCCTTACTGACAAATGTAACCATAACCTAGCTGAGAGATTGTAGCGTGCTCATAATATGTGAATAAGATTCATCTGCAACACGCGCAAATttgatcatgtaacaccatccctcgagctTATAGCATGGGTTcgcctgaaggaacgaagaatcatGCATTCACTGACACTGCTATTTAAAGTCTTGCTTACCTCTACTCCCGCTTACTAGACACGTTTTCAGTTTCTCACAACAGTATGCAGagtcaagcacttctttctatccctcatcacaaacgtcattatattcatcttcctatACAGTATCATTACCTCGTCTATGGAATtctctacccagtgacatcagggattgccggacgctatcgaaattcaaaattaaggtAATTTTTGTCTAATGAAATTAGTTATTGATAAGTTACTAGATGTGTCGATTACAgtctttttctgtatttcttgttTGCAGTATTAGATGCCctttctcgtttttttttttttttttggatggggttattttatgacgctgtaacaacatctaggttatttagcgtctgaatgaaatgaaggtgataatgccggtgaaatgagtccggggtccaacaccgaaagtcagcatttgctcgtattgggttcagggaatccccggaaaaaacctcaaccaggtaacttgccccgggattcgaacccgggccacctggtatcgcggccagacgcgctgatcgttactccacaggtgtgaactttcTCGTTTAATTATTTAGATTAATAGCATAGTGTATAATATTTGGTAACTAGTACGCAAGAAAGAGGCAAAAAATCCCGTAAAATAGCATTACAGGAGATCAGTAAATATTTTCACTAATGGTTAACCAAAGTAAGTACGTGGAAATATTTTTGCTTAGTTCTTTTTATGTGAATTAACTGAATGGAAGCATAGTTACGCGTTTTACTTGTGTTGATAGTATCCTGCAACAGCACATACAGCTCTCTTTTATGGACGAATTTTACATAGTACATAAATATGGaattgttgttaactaatgctgagttcttaacAATAAAgacattaactctcttgctctccaatatttctcacacagtGGGTTTAGAGGAAAGAACTGGACATCCctgaagatgattctgatccatttcttcctgaagactccacaatggacaaagtggtgaagaaataatttcaatattgttCAAGTATTTTGATAAACAGTCATGCCCCGTGTGTAGTCGACAGGACTGCACTTTACCTTGGatactcaggaattatattttgttgtacaCTGAGATACTCCTATctcatattatttgaaatttcgtggaAATGATAGGATATTATATCTTCATATTTAGAGTTGGTTAATCTTTTAACTGTTGAAAAAGATAAAGTTGAATATGGAATGTCAGTAGGAATGTAGGCCTCCTCAATCCCCTGACTTAACCTCTGTGACTTTTACCTCTGGGAAACTTGAAAACACGAACTGCATAAAATCCGTGAAAATATCACCGCCATTTCTGAAACAGAACTGCAGTGAGCGGTGTCATATCTTAAGCAAGTGCCACATATGTTTGGAGAAAGACGGTACCATCTTCTTAATAGGGTTAGGTAAATGAGGTTTTAACTACCagtacttatattaataataatatttacattaatagTTTGTGGTTTGTCCAATCAGCAATAACACGCTCTTATTGTAATAAGTGCCAAGGAACGCATCGGCTGAGGGTCAAGTTGCCGTTTTCGTGAACGAGAGATAATTCACTCGCATGGTACTTCTTTCAGACATGATATAACTAGGAGAAGATAACCTCGGCGTTATGTAAAGAATACCAATTAATACCGAACATTTGAGATTAAAagtattatgttgttgttgttttctaatgccaggcgtttgacaataaagtcatttgacctcttgcactccaataaaatgttatgttttatttaacgacgctcgcaactgcagaggttatatcagcgtcgccggatgagccggaattttgtcccgcaggagttcttttacatgccagtaaatctactgacatgagcctgtcgcatttaagcacacttaaatgccatcgacctggcccgggatcgaacccgcaaccttgggcatagaaggccagctgcactccaatatttttcaaagatattatcatggccagccactgaagcacagattttgaggtgttccgaatccatttcttggtttgagttgcacaatgggcagttaggggactgatatattccaattctatgcaggtgtttggccaaacaatcatggcctgttgccaatctaaatgcagctacagacgattttcgtggtaaatcgggaattaactgtggattttgatgcagagagttctattttttcccttgagattgtgttatcaaattttgtttgttaaagtctaagtatgtagatttaataaatcttttcacagagtaaaacgtagatttagtaacaggtctgtaagtagcagtgctgcccttctttgctaaagcatccgcattctcgtttcccaggattccacaagtATTAAAAGTATTATAAAATTTATCTTTTATCATACGAACAGGATATGGTCGAAGAAAATCTGCACTGAAAATTCGAAATAAACTTAACATTTATCCTATTTACACTTTAAATACCTGGATGGAAACTATTGCTGTTCGTATTTTTGAAGAACTATGTTACCCCTATTAAGTGTTTTTATATAGCAGAGAGAATAATATTATCTCCTCTTCACATGCACTGAATCTTCATCGTCAGTTGGGAAAAGAACGtaattttaaatgatttttttatgGCATAAGTAGTTTCATTCGATTGTTTTAGCCCGAATGAAAACTAGaactaaaatcattaaaataactcACCTGCAGTACGGTCTTCTGTGACTCTTGATATGCGTAGAGAGTGAATTTCTAGTAGCCAGACGCTCTCCACAAACTTGGCATCGAAATTGCAGCTTTCGTGAACTTGTCAGTGTTGGAGATGTTTCGGCCCCAGTTACTCCCATCTTACCACGACTCAGTATGACTCGTTTGGATGGCTGTGAAATCGCGTATTCCAGCTGTTGTTCCTGTGGGGAATGACGGGTATTCATCTATTCCTATTGATCCCATCAAATGCTTTTTTGTAATCTACAAAGAAACTCATATAGCATTTGTGGGTTACAAGAAAGAATTTGATCGGATCAACAAGAAAAATCTGTTTGAAATTTTGACAGATGATGaaaggttgtgttgtaaaattaggtgttttattttatgttttattattattgtgttaaattgtattgtgtattcttattgtattgtgtataaaattgtatatgtgttgtaaattgtattatgtattgtaaattttattgtgtattgctgatcattttaactgtgtattgttaatattgtatataccactgccaccgggtgcttgcccacttgcagtgtaaataaatacatacatacatacaaataacaATAGGAATTTTCAATTCatacaaagaaatgtaatttcaattaatattgtatCAGAATTTTTAACAAGACAAGtagaaattattaacatttgttcCTTCTTTTACTGTTATTTATGTTTCATTTGGTATGTGTATACGTCTTATATAAATTTAAACCAAATAAATATTAGATTTTAGAAAAACATGGTAACTCACTTTTTCCCTAAAGAAAGTGAGTGATTATTGTCCCACTTTCATTCAAACGAATTACGGTCACTCTATCCGAGACATCGCACTATTGTGTGTGTTGCTTTCTACCCTGccaaatgtataatttttacaTTCACCTGCTTAATTTTCCGTTCCTGTAACTGTGTCAGAGATGGCAATAGCACTTGGTAGCGTTTAACGACATTTTCCTGATACGTATTTGGGTGAACCTTGTTTTCTTCATGTAACAGAATTTTCATAAAGGCCTGCAGGAAGAGAAAGAACGTATTAGTGAAAGATTTCCATAGTAATGTTAACGCttattaataccattattgtaattattgggAAAGAGTTTTGCTTCATTCATTGTAATCAGTAAACCACAAAACATTGTTTATGAAACCCATTAACAGTTACAGTAGATACTAAAATAGATTACCGTTTCATCATTAAAGTTGAAATTCACTTGCACTGAAAACATCTTTATGACACTACAGCCAATATCTTTCAATACCAGGTAGTCGTTATAAGCCAAATCCGTTGattcaaattttgaatttaaaacttCTTAGGATATGAATAAACGATGTTTTCATTGTAGCGTTCTAATTTCCTATTTAGTATCTGAAGTCACAGTAGCTTGGAGCCCTCTTctcctatattatttattttttttattttattgggttattttacgacgctgtttcaacattccaggttatttagcgtctgaatgatatgaaggagtgataatgccggtgaaatgagtccggggtccagcaccgaaagttacccagcatttgctcgtattgggttgagggaaaaccccggaaaaaacctcaaccaggtaacttgtcccgaccgggattcgaacccgggtcacctggtttcgcggccagacgcgctgaccgttactccacaggtgtggacggataaatcgcaatatagcgaacgtcagtaggggaagttatccccatccACATGAAATGtacattcgacacaacactcgcctatcacgtagtgtgtctgatgagctagtaggggaaaagtgaaagggatcgtgggcggagcttctacgttcgctatattgcgatttgcccgtgTGGACTTCTATATTATCAAATTTACCTCACTTCATAATACATCTTTTCAGTATTTAGTCTCTACATTCTACAATGATTCTCAACCGGGGGATGGCGGTTCTCTGGGGTTCCGAAAAGCAGTTACTGGGGCaccgcgaacaaaataataatttttaaaacttgttctataaaaattaatttctcctgTTATATTTAGGTTTAGATGCAGGACATACAGGGTGATGCAGAAGAAAGAGTATACGTTGAGGAGTCATAGTAGAGGCGATTCTAAAGGAAAAACTCTGTATAAACATATAATAGGGTTAGGGTTAGGTTAGATCACGGTGGCTACGAGCgagttaggacgaccctttgcacgtcggtcaTATTGAAGCCTATTGTGCAACCCGAATGTTATGGGATGAATGAAGATGAGAGTATACCAGctcaccggccgcatgtgacccctcctcgctcacccaatgggggcctcctaCCCTCCTCCGCTCTCcgtcaaggtgaccaagcagcacaggatccattccaacagcCCTTCCAATTTGTCGaagcagatagatggcaggactgtgacccattttcaagttgcataccacttcggcgggccacgttgtgaatgatgtgtatctgtcaagagttatgtcatgtactagggtgagtgtatgtgtaaatgtagtgtagggaatgggtgaggataatGATGAAGGtaagaaagggagaaggggatacctggtgccggcacgtagcctactcctgtcgaatagtaccaagggggctgccaggtttaacgtccccatccgacggacgagtcactatcaacagtgacatatgccttctcttcatatgcactgcggagaaatttgggaattttacatgaaaatttctgactccgTCGGGAATCTAACTCGGGCCGGCtaatctggaggcagacgcgctaccacagagctaactcggcggactttattacaatgtaaactacattattatttactatattctatattataaattttgtttcacatcACTAGTTAATACTTGTACTCTAAATGTACGATATTTAGCTACTTACACACCCCTGTCCATATTGCTCACAGTTCCAGTTTACCTGGATTGCGTCCTCCAACACTCTTCCCAAACAAGCTATGCTCGCAACGCACATACATTGCAAGCAACGGGATATATTTTGTCCAGcctctaataataattatcatgcaTATATAAAAACTTTCAAAAGCCTCGCTTGGTTTTTGAAAACAGGGGATCCGCATTTTTTagctatttaatatttaatatttgaggagaaaaattcgctccggcgccggggatcgaatccggctccttggttctacgtaccaagcgctctgatcacagagctacgccgaattcaatccacagtaccggactgaatcctcctccttcaatgttttgctttgtgacctgactccaagttgggcatttttaaatccaatgccaccaggttgtcttttcgacatttctggtcttctctcctggccgtggcttaattgtaacccacttctgaggttggggcgcctggaaggcggagttacattaccccgatgatgtgataggatgattatgataatgtggtgccaggagatgtcttaaatctaaacttaacctaaattccagaccatggacgaatacaggaataatcccctttaaggaaaacttcctgtgctctaaccgggaatcgaacccgggacctcatgaactatagccagaagctctgaccactagaccatgagtctggtcaagttaggcatatatgttgacgtatatatgcctttgataactcaatcccaagggaaaaaatggaactctctgcatcaaaatccacagttaattcccgatttaccacgaaaatcgtctgtagctgcatttagattggcaacaggccatgattgtttggccaaacacctgcatagaattggaatatatcagtcccctaactgcccattgtgcaactcaaaccaagaaatggattcggaacacctcaaaatctgtgcttcagtggctagtcatgataatatctttgaaaaatattggagtgcaagaggtcaaatgactttattgtcaaatgcctggcattagaaaacaacaacgtatatatgcctaacttggagtcaggccacaaagggaaacattgaaggaggaggattcagtccggtactgtggattgaattcggcgtagctcagtggtcagagcgcttggtacgtagaaccaaggacccgggttcgatgcccggcgccggagcgaatttttctcctcaaatattaattgtcaatattacatattctgtatgacaaattactAAATCTATAATAAATCTATAATCAATGGGAAACCACTAAATTAAGGTGTGGCCAGTGctcaaattacaattaaataacatCAGTGGTCTATCTAAACGTacttacaaaaatataaatacgcGAGTgaactaataaatgaatatataacccCCAAGACACTGGACAATTTacagataatgataattatgtgtCCATTTACAATCTTCCCCAATTTTAAAACCACGAACGGCAACTGTGCCCTACTTAATTCAAGTAAACAGATTCTATATATTAAATTTCAGCTataggaaggaaaaaatgttacTCTGACAACCATACTTAACCACATTTGATCTTCCTTTCCTGCGAGTCTCAGTCAAGTCATTTCTTGGCACTACGTAGTGTGTTTTTCCTGTATTTTCTGAGTCAGAAGTGGCATCTCCTGCTTCACAAAAATATCCAATTCTtttcgtttttaattttttatcatgTTGGTTATGAACATTGTTCTCAAAGCGATTCTTTCTCCCAGAGTGAAATGTAGTTCGTTTGGGTTCAGGTCTGTTGGTTGAGAGAATCTTGTATGATTTCTTGCCTTCTGTAAGAATTCCTTCTTCTGGCTTTGTGGCTTCTGTTATGTACTTGCTGACGTTGTTCTGTCTTTCTGCTCGTGACGTGTAACACTGCATGTTTTGCTCCAAGCCTTTTGATTTGGTTGACTTCCATTCAAACCCTTCGTTAGAACTTCGCAAATGATCGGATGTTGCGTCATAAATAAGTGAACTGCATTCACTATATGCCGTTGTATCATTTAATTGTGTGTCATTGGTTAATGGCATGTTTTGAGTATGGTTGTTCTCAGACTTCCACATTTGATAATTGATTATAGATGTTGGAGGCAGGGATTTGTACCTGCAAAGCTGTTGACTGTCACTGCAACATAAAAATTAACGATGTCATTTTCACTGTAAATGATAGGCTACATGTCGTACATGACTGAAATCTGCAACCCTGGTGGATGGAGGCAGTGGTGAGAACAGCCGCTCTTGTAGGGATAAGGGTACttgatgttgttgtttagtcaactgtccgaagacagatttcaacctcataagtaacaccctAGATCAGGCATATCAATTGATGcctacaggagcaagcgcgcgctttagagcccaggagagcctgagcgctttacagcggaaaggaaagagacagacgaaagaggtagtatatgccgcttgatcgagctatattcaaGGATGGTCagaactgattcaatagataaagggaagaaaacttattaaaactgtatccatgttaatttttagatttgcctgagaagtataagtgcattataagaatgtaagttttaattttaatgctcatttttcacaagtttgatttttttattcaaaagaaatattttctcaacttttcgtatagaaaagtgaaattttcaggtataggcctatttatttagtagccttacagaatgttttcgtaaatctaatataattaccgtatatacgtattactgaagatagtgtattgaaaattttgaaaatattcgcatggaaattgtttgtaaggaaatgaattaacaaagcaactactgttacatcataagcaaaagatatgtgcccatgtgttgtaaaaatgtcagctctatagcttcagcagatttcgagaaaacaatttaatattctgatgataggaagttgctcacaaatatcaccttaaaaggataatgcgataagagttttgttatggaatattagttacacttaaaacatatacagcacctaggtaactttgcttttactgtaatattgttttgattagtttattgattacttttataaggctaaagataccatcaatatcaattccaacttatcatgtcatactcaatctctttttttttggggggggggacatcactttctttatgaatgatgtgtttcatccaggaatttatgtgaatattccttcttaactttttattatgttattaacatttaaaacacaactgcaatattaagaaattggtgttagtattttgttttacagacaatatagataatatcaaacagaaaaaaagccatataaaaataacgacataaaatttcacattccgtttggagtttgtgcaccactgttttcttaatccaacagggtgcttattcatacacacaacccctcctctttccaaacttagcgcttgatgcccgcgcacgacgtcaaggtcagaaaaatgcctttgctttgacatcactgccgtaaATGATAGGCTACATGTTGTACATGACTGAAATCTGCGACCCTGGTGGATGGAGGCA contains these protein-coding regions:
- the LOC138708972 gene encoding uncharacterized protein is translated as MHHIRMNESGLFYIDESYYNNNNSMNSDSKEDREYLDLDKLKREQVQFSWQNKEKVFAYDTNVPNSDRYGFNLLSDSQQLCRYKSLPPTSIINYQMWKSENNHTQNMPLTNDTQLNDTTAYSECSSLIYDATSDHLRSSNEGFEWKSTKSKGLEQNMQCYTSRAERQNNVSKYITEATKPEEGILTEGKKSYKILSTNRPEPKRTTFHSGRKNRFENNVHNQHDKKLKTKRIGYFCEAGDATSDSENTGKTHYVVPRNDLTETRRKGRSNVAFMKILLHEENKVHPNTYQENVVKRYQVLLPSLTQLQERKIKQEQQLEYAISQPSKRVILSRGKMGVTGAETSPTLTSSRKLQFRCQVCGERLATRNSLSTHIKSHRRPYCRYCLAVMKTNEQLKMHVNRLHPPKSPHQHVTVTSKYGRKRQVLSTLSLMKRRQNDSEKLKRRTM